A window of the Lagopus muta isolate bLagMut1 chromosome 1, bLagMut1 primary, whole genome shotgun sequence genome harbors these coding sequences:
- the NDUFA5 gene encoding NADH dehydrogenase [ubiquinone] 1 alpha subcomplex subunit 5 has product MAGALRKTTGLVGLAVAENPHERLQILYSKILAVLQKIPKDAAYRKYTEQIVNQRYNLVQTETDVQKLQDKLNSGRIEEVIVQAENELSLARKMLQWKPWEPLVEEPPTDQWRWPI; this is encoded by the exons ATGGCGGGGGCGCTGAGGAAG ACCACTGGGCTCGTGGGATTGGCCGTGGCTGAAAACCCCCATGAG CGCCTGCAAATACTGTACTCCAAAATCCTTGCTGTCCTGCAGAAAATTCCCAAAGATGCAGCGTACAGGAAGTACACAGAGCAGATTGTAAATCAGAGATATAACTTGGTGCAAACA GAAACTGATGTGCAGAAACTACAGGACAAACTGAATAGTGGTCGAATAGAAGAAGTCATTGTACAG GCTGAAAATGAGCTTTCCCTGGCAAGAAAAATGTTACAGTGGAAACCATGGGAGCCTCTAGTTGAAGAACCTCCTACTGACCAGTGGAGATGGCCAATATAA